A portion of the Bifidobacterium bifidum ATCC 29521 = JCM 1255 = DSM 20456 genome contains these proteins:
- the miaB gene encoding tRNA (N6-isopentenyl adenosine(37)-C2)-methylthiotransferase MiaB — protein MNEDMMTESERTSTLTDPTLGATTGRGKGVFYVHTLGCQMNVHDSERIAGVLEDDGYIPATEEQAADKDVDLIIMNTCAVRENAAERMYGTIGLWADLKRTHPNMQIAIGGCMAQLDRKRIAQKAPWVDAVFGTKNIGSLPRLLDQARMAGTCQVEVADKLDYFPSQLPVARASKVSSWVSISIGCNNTCTFCIVPTTRGKEHDRRPGDILAEIRRCVDEGAKEVTLLGQNVNSFGYGIGDRYAFSKLLRACGDIEGLERVRFTSPHPAAFTDDVIAAMAETPNVMHQLHMPLQSGSDKILRAMRRSYRSAKFLDILRKVREAMPDAQISTDIIVGFPGETDEDFEATMDVVRQARFQSAFTFEYSPRPGTPAAEMEQVPHEVVQERFDRLVKLQEQITEEELAKFEGRDVEVMITGAQGKKDSATHRVTGRERTGVLVHIGVPDGEPMPQIGDFVTATVTHAGRHNLIADPDVNAGQTYAVRR, from the coding sequence ATGAACGAAGACATGATGACCGAGTCGGAGCGCACCTCCACATTGACGGACCCGACCCTTGGCGCCACAACGGGGCGCGGCAAGGGCGTATTTTACGTGCACACGCTGGGATGCCAGATGAACGTGCATGATTCCGAGCGAATCGCCGGTGTGCTCGAAGATGACGGATACATCCCGGCGACCGAGGAACAGGCGGCGGACAAGGACGTCGACCTGATCATCATGAACACGTGCGCGGTGCGGGAGAACGCCGCGGAACGCATGTACGGCACCATCGGCCTGTGGGCGGACCTCAAGCGCACGCATCCGAACATGCAGATCGCGATCGGCGGATGCATGGCCCAGCTTGACCGCAAGAGGATCGCACAGAAGGCGCCGTGGGTGGATGCGGTGTTCGGCACGAAGAACATCGGCTCGCTGCCGCGCCTGCTGGATCAGGCCCGCATGGCGGGGACCTGCCAGGTCGAAGTGGCCGACAAGCTGGACTATTTCCCCAGTCAGCTGCCGGTCGCCCGCGCTTCGAAGGTGTCGAGCTGGGTATCCATCTCGATCGGCTGCAACAACACGTGCACGTTCTGCATCGTGCCCACCACGCGTGGCAAGGAGCATGACCGCCGTCCCGGCGACATCCTTGCGGAGATTCGCCGATGCGTGGATGAAGGCGCCAAGGAGGTCACGCTGCTCGGCCAGAACGTCAACTCGTTCGGTTACGGCATCGGCGACCGGTATGCGTTCTCCAAGCTGCTGCGGGCCTGCGGAGACATCGAGGGATTGGAGCGTGTGCGTTTCACGTCGCCTCATCCGGCGGCGTTCACCGACGACGTGATCGCGGCGATGGCCGAGACGCCGAACGTCATGCACCAGCTGCACATGCCGTTGCAGTCGGGCTCCGACAAGATCCTGCGTGCGATGCGTCGCTCCTACCGTTCCGCCAAGTTCCTAGATATCCTGCGCAAGGTGCGCGAGGCGATGCCGGACGCGCAGATCAGCACCGATATCATCGTCGGATTCCCTGGCGAGACGGACGAGGATTTCGAGGCGACGATGGATGTGGTGCGTCAGGCGAGGTTCCAGTCGGCGTTCACATTCGAATACTCGCCGCGTCCCGGAACCCCCGCGGCCGAAATGGAGCAGGTCCCGCATGAGGTCGTGCAGGAACGGTTCGACCGGCTGGTGAAGCTTCAGGAGCAGATCACGGAAGAGGAGCTCGCCAAGTTCGAGGGCCGTGACGTCGAAGTGATGATTACCGGGGCCCAAGGCAAGAAGGATTCCGCGACACATCGCGTCACCGGTCGTGAACGGACCGGCGTGCTGGTGCATATCGGCGTGCCGGACGGCGAGCCGATGCCGCAGATCGGTGATTTCGTGACCGCGACCGTCACCCATGCCGGTCGCCACAATCTCATCGCCGACCCGGATGTCAACGCCGGCCAGACGTATGCGGTCCGCCGGTGA
- a CDS encoding Bax inhibitor-1/YccA family protein produces the protein MTFGQQPGNGDPYYGGNQQQPAYGQQQYGQSQYSYAPNGTAAINAQTIYSREQVQAAQRASVTRAYGEMTLGLIITAVVAVVAQMTGAYVSFIESTGLIGFFGFAIVQVVLAVALGARIMKIKASTARVMFYVYAALMGFTLSSIFLVYSISDIGVALVLCAAFFFVLTMFSLTTKFDMLKAGPILMVGLVVLIISQIVLMFVPGSTTGMRIICAFGLILFAGMTLYDAQQTRALFSAYEAQGPEMIKKISIICALNLYLDFVNMFLYILQLFGSRD, from the coding sequence ATGACATTTGGACAGCAGCCAGGCAACGGCGATCCCTATTACGGCGGCAATCAGCAGCAGCCCGCATATGGGCAGCAGCAATACGGACAATCACAGTATTCATACGCGCCCAACGGCACTGCGGCGATCAACGCCCAGACCATCTACAGCCGTGAGCAGGTGCAGGCGGCCCAACGGGCATCCGTCACCAGGGCATACGGCGAGATGACGCTCGGCCTTATCATCACGGCCGTCGTCGCGGTCGTCGCGCAGATGACCGGCGCATACGTCTCCTTCATCGAGTCAACCGGCCTGATCGGCTTCTTCGGATTCGCGATCGTACAGGTTGTGCTGGCCGTGGCGCTGGGCGCCCGCATCATGAAGATCAAGGCATCGACCGCCCGTGTCATGTTCTACGTGTACGCGGCGCTGATGGGATTCACTCTCAGCTCCATCTTCCTGGTGTACAGCATCTCCGACATCGGCGTGGCCCTGGTCCTGTGCGCGGCGTTCTTCTTCGTGCTCACCATGTTCTCGTTGACCACGAAATTCGACATGCTCAAGGCCGGCCCCATCCTCATGGTGGGCCTGGTGGTGCTGATCATCTCCCAGATCGTGCTCATGTTCGTTCCGGGCAGCACGACCGGGATGCGTATCATCTGCGCCTTCGGCCTGATACTGTTCGCCGGCATGACCCTGTACGACGCTCAGCAGACCCGTGCGCTGTTCAGCGCCTATGAGGCTCAGGGGCCGGAGATGATCAAGAAGATCTCCATCATCTGCGCGCTGAACCTGTATCTCGACTTCGTGAACATGTTCCTGTACATCCTTCAACTGTTCGGCAGCCGAGACTGA
- a CDS encoding DMT family transporter produces MACLVLTSLIWGFAFVSQVQGMASMSPLFFNATRFTLGAISLIPLLLWKRLRRCRESGKTVGAGNREAGDDEHDMIAGSALSNPLIVGMICGVFLFAASTLQQYGIMFGCSAGRAGFITALYIVMVPLLAYLVLRRAVRMMTWMAVGVAVAGFYLLCITDGFGSLTLADCLLLFTAVLFAAHILSIDTLGACVDALTLSFIQFVTTAALSWVGTLIEGSMDWNGAGQAWIAVLYAGIGSVGVAYTLQAVGQQWVPPTRASLIMSLESVFSVIGGALLLGETMTVRGYLGCALIFAGIVLAQMPGVGRRRLAVNKTGKRDQ; encoded by the coding sequence ATGGCATGTCTTGTATTGACCTCGCTGATTTGGGGATTCGCGTTCGTCTCCCAGGTGCAGGGCATGGCATCGATGTCGCCGTTGTTCTTCAACGCCACGCGGTTCACCTTGGGGGCGATCTCGCTGATCCCGTTGCTGCTGTGGAAGCGTTTGCGACGATGCCGGGAATCGGGGAAGACGGTTGGCGCGGGGAACCGTGAGGCCGGCGATGACGAACATGACATGATCGCCGGCAGCGCACTGTCGAACCCGCTCATCGTCGGAATGATATGCGGTGTGTTTCTGTTCGCGGCGAGCACGCTGCAGCAGTACGGCATCATGTTCGGCTGTTCGGCCGGCCGCGCCGGATTCATCACCGCGCTCTACATCGTCATGGTGCCGTTGCTGGCGTATCTCGTCCTTCGCCGCGCAGTGCGCATGATGACTTGGATGGCGGTGGGCGTGGCCGTGGCCGGATTCTACCTGCTGTGCATCACGGACGGCTTCGGTTCCCTGACGCTGGCCGACTGCCTGCTGCTGTTCACCGCGGTCCTGTTCGCCGCTCATATCCTGTCGATTGATACGCTGGGAGCGTGCGTCGACGCGCTGACACTGTCATTCATCCAATTCGTGACGACCGCGGCACTCAGCTGGGTCGGCACGCTGATCGAAGGCTCCATGGACTGGAACGGGGCAGGGCAGGCGTGGATCGCCGTGCTGTATGCGGGAATCGGGTCAGTCGGCGTCGCCTACACGTTGCAGGCTGTAGGCCAACAGTGGGTGCCGCCGACCCGCGCATCGCTCATCATGTCGCTGGAATCGGTGTTCTCGGTCATCGGCGGCGCATTGCTGTTGGGCGAGACGATGACGGTACGCGGATACCTCGGCTGTGCGCTGATCTTCGCGGGTATCGTGCTCGCGCAGATGCCCGGTGTCGGCCGCAGACGATTGGCGGTGAACAAGACCGGAAAACGGGATCAGTGA
- a CDS encoding Fic/DOC family protein codes for MTPAERASAVAFALKNCALEAMTPGDATMRAAAGYERGDNDVSALIDTADRETSGIVSGRLADGSLDDHATDHASSVFARTVLLAERRWNPSGDIAELIAIHRGLFDGVFSDAGQLRTSNVTREVTDKRHQAKNPEAFFPAQLIETGALNISTELADKRNLDNLDRGVFVRELAHVYDELGYLHPFKGGNAMTLRIFASRLAHDAGWDLDWGGVTRESYKQAKHAAYRGDINAFSQMFADIVRPANPTRVFLIAGWEQGPAH; via the coding sequence ATGACTCCAGCAGAACGTGCGAGCGCAGTCGCATTTGCACTCAAAAACTGCGCATTGGAAGCGATGACGCCGGGCGATGCGACGATGCGCGCCGCGGCGGGATACGAGCGGGGCGACAACGACGTATCCGCTCTGATCGACACCGCGGACCGGGAGACCTCCGGGATCGTCAGCGGCAGGCTCGCCGACGGGAGCCTTGACGATCATGCCACCGACCACGCCAGCAGCGTGTTCGCCCGAACGGTGCTGTTGGCTGAACGCCGTTGGAATCCGAGCGGCGACATTGCCGAGCTCATCGCCATCCACCGGGGACTGTTCGACGGCGTGTTCTCCGACGCCGGACAGCTGCGCACCTCGAACGTCACCCGCGAGGTCACCGACAAGCGGCATCAGGCCAAGAACCCCGAGGCGTTCTTTCCCGCGCAATTGATCGAGACCGGCGCCTTGAACATCTCGACCGAGCTTGCCGACAAACGCAACCTGGACAACCTCGACCGGGGCGTGTTCGTCCGGGAGCTCGCCCACGTCTACGACGAACTGGGCTACCTGCACCCGTTCAAGGGAGGCAACGCCATGACGCTTCGCATCTTCGCGTCCCGTCTCGCGCATGACGCCGGGTGGGATCTCGACTGGGGAGGCGTGACGCGCGAGTCATACAAGCAGGCGAAACACGCCGCATATCGAGGTGACATCAACGCCTTCAGCCAGATGTTCGCCGACATCGTGCGCCCCGCGAACCCCACGCGGGTCTTCCTGATCGCCGGCTGGGAGCAGGGGCCCGCCCACTGA